Proteins encoded together in one Citromicrobium bathyomarinum window:
- the miaA gene encoding tRNA (adenosine(37)-N6)-dimethylallyltransferase MiaA, with protein sequence MSTNEISGKAVQGPLTLIAGPTASGKSALALDLAGRLKNEGRKGVIVNADSAQVYADLQVLSARPSAEEIAQAEHRLYGAWDGAEACSAAQWAEAAKREIADIHAHGDVPILVGGTGLYIRTLMEGIAPVPTIPADVRDAVRALPTPDAFAELATADPASHARLNPGDTQRIARALEVVRATGLTLGEWQQRKEGGIADRVALSPVILLPEREWLYARCDARFSAMLEQGAVAEVEALLARDLDPDLPVMRAIGVREIAGWLRGECSREEMIETGQRATRNYAKRQYTWLRHQPPQDWPRVETAADALAALG encoded by the coding sequence ATGAGCACGAACGAGATCTCCGGAAAAGCGGTGCAAGGGCCTCTGACGCTCATCGCAGGGCCGACCGCCAGCGGCAAGAGCGCGCTGGCGCTCGACCTGGCCGGGCGGCTGAAGAACGAAGGCCGCAAGGGCGTGATAGTCAACGCCGACAGCGCGCAGGTCTATGCCGACCTGCAGGTGCTGAGCGCGCGCCCCTCTGCAGAAGAGATCGCTCAAGCAGAGCACCGCCTTTATGGTGCGTGGGACGGGGCGGAGGCCTGCTCCGCCGCGCAATGGGCCGAGGCTGCGAAGCGCGAGATTGCCGACATCCACGCCCACGGGGATGTGCCGATCCTGGTCGGCGGCACGGGCCTCTATATCCGCACGCTGATGGAGGGGATTGCGCCCGTCCCCACCATCCCTGCGGATGTCCGCGACGCGGTGCGCGCCCTGCCCACTCCCGATGCCTTTGCCGAGCTCGCGACGGCAGACCCGGCAAGCCACGCGCGGCTCAACCCGGGCGACACGCAGCGCATCGCCCGCGCGCTGGAGGTGGTCCGCGCGACCGGGCTGACGCTGGGCGAGTGGCAACAGCGCAAGGAAGGCGGGATAGCGGACCGGGTCGCGCTGTCGCCGGTCATCCTGCTGCCAGAGCGCGAGTGGCTCTACGCCCGCTGCGATGCGCGGTTTTCGGCGATGCTGGAACAGGGCGCGGTGGCGGAGGTGGAGGCGCTGCTGGCGCGCGATCTGGACCCCGATCTGCCGGTGATGCGCGCGATCGGCGTGCGAGAGATTGCGGGCTGGCTGCGCGGCGAATGCTCGCGCGAAGAGATGATCGAGACAGGCCAGCGCGCCACCCGCAACTACGCCAAGCGGCAATATACCTGGCTGCGGCACCAGCCTCCGCAAGACTGGCCGCGCGTTGAAACCGCAGCGGATGCGCTGGCCGCGCTGGGATAA
- a CDS encoding Coq4 family protein codes for MTEASSVDPAASAVECARDGTPLRDPARPVPKYRPLTAIHHFRELLKDKEDTSHVFRIFEALPHKSFMPRVRELTLSEQGERLRAEEPYLPPILDDHETLRKLPEGTVAHAYCDFMEREGLSAAGLVAEADKLGRQKFDDLVQWFGFRSRDTHDLMHVLTGYGRDALGEQCVLLFTYGQQPSHGHLLIGYAGAWNIKKMAGRSKAPVYKAVRQAQRTGTACPALVGMSIRELLAMPLDEARAKLNIPEPHWYRECHRVWKEEGIDPYDLLGSEPQGAPAAA; via the coding sequence ATGACTGAAGCCAGCTCTGTTGATCCCGCAGCCTCTGCAGTCGAATGCGCGCGCGACGGTACGCCGCTGCGCGATCCGGCGCGTCCGGTGCCCAAATACCGCCCGCTGACCGCGATCCACCACTTCCGCGAGCTGCTGAAGGACAAGGAAGATACCAGCCACGTCTTCCGCATTTTCGAGGCCTTGCCGCACAAGAGCTTCATGCCGCGCGTGCGTGAACTCACGCTCAGCGAGCAGGGCGAGCGGCTGCGCGCCGAAGAGCCGTATCTGCCGCCGATCCTCGACGACCACGAAACCCTGCGCAAACTCCCGGAGGGTACCGTGGCCCATGCCTATTGCGACTTCATGGAGCGCGAAGGGCTGTCGGCCGCCGGGCTGGTGGCCGAGGCGGACAAGCTGGGCCGGCAGAAGTTCGACGACCTGGTCCAGTGGTTCGGCTTCCGCAGCCGCGACACGCACGACCTGATGCATGTGCTGACCGGCTACGGCCGCGATGCGCTGGGCGAGCAATGCGTGCTGCTGTTCACCTATGGCCAGCAGCCCAGCCATGGCCACTTGCTGATCGGCTATGCCGGGGCGTGGAACATCAAGAAGATGGCCGGGCGCAGCAAGGCGCCGGTGTACAAGGCTGTGCGTCAGGCGCAGCGGACCGGAACCGCGTGCCCCGCGCTGGTCGGCATGTCGATCCGCGAATTGCTTGCCATGCCGCTGGACGAGGCTCGCGCCAAGCTCAACATCCCCGAACCGCACTGGTATCGCGAATGCCACCGGGTGTGGAAGGAAGAGGGTATCGACCCCTACGACCTTCTCGGCAGCGAGCCGCAGGGCGCGCCCGCCGCAGCCTAA
- the serB gene encoding phosphoserine phosphatase SerB yields the protein MPSEASLQSLEAALSAAGQPFAEAMMLEHCGEVLEISIPEGTRDVVAPLVEEHLAPIAALFADDTIAIPRLLVSDMDSTMIGQECIDELADFLGVKDEVAEITERAMRGELDFAGALDERVALLEGLEETAIEQCLAQRISPTRGAGTVIATLSAHGARCVLVTGGFHRFADPIAERLGFDRVVGNRLLIEDGKLSGKVQKPICDSATKERTLREEAAELGDGARTLALGDGANDTPMLRAADYGVAYRAKPATRAAANGWIDCEDMTALLLLLGIDRKSWVRR from the coding sequence GTGCCCTCCGAGGCAAGCCTGCAATCGCTGGAGGCCGCATTATCCGCTGCCGGACAGCCCTTTGCCGAAGCGATGATGCTGGAACATTGCGGCGAGGTGCTCGAAATTTCCATTCCGGAGGGCACCCGCGATGTCGTCGCCCCGCTGGTGGAGGAGCATCTCGCACCCATCGCCGCGCTGTTCGCTGACGATACGATCGCGATTCCCCGCCTGCTGGTGAGCGACATGGATTCGACCATGATCGGGCAGGAATGCATCGACGAACTGGCCGATTTTCTGGGCGTGAAAGATGAGGTCGCCGAGATAACCGAGCGCGCGATGCGCGGCGAACTCGACTTTGCGGGCGCGCTGGATGAACGCGTCGCCCTGCTCGAAGGGCTGGAGGAAACCGCGATCGAGCAATGCCTGGCTCAGCGGATTTCGCCCACGCGCGGCGCGGGCACGGTGATCGCCACGCTCTCCGCCCACGGCGCGCGCTGCGTGCTGGTGACCGGCGGGTTCCACCGCTTCGCCGATCCGATTGCGGAGCGGCTCGGGTTCGATCGGGTGGTCGGCAATCGCCTGCTGATCGAGGATGGCAAGCTGTCGGGCAAGGTCCAGAAACCGATCTGCGACAGCGCCACGAAGGAGCGGACCTTGCGCGAGGAAGCCGCCGAACTGGGCGACGGGGCACGCACGCTCGCGCTTGGCGACGGGGCGAACGACACGCCGATGCTGCGCGCGGCGGATTATGGCGTCGCCTACCGCGCCAAGCCCGCGACCCGCGCGGCGGCGAACGGATGGATCGATTGCGAGGATATGACCGCGCTGCTGCTGCTGCTCGGCATCGACCGGAAGAGCTGGGTCCGCCGCTGA
- a CDS encoding nitroreductase family protein: MSERHPPFPALPHLTDEERNARARTAYERLKTRHSCRSFADTPVPREVIEHAIRAAGTAPNGANHQPWHFTVVGSPEKKRAIREAAEAEERAFYAGKAGEQWLDALAPLGTDADKPFLEIAPWLIVCFAQRKGGIAEDGTTQNYYVTESVGIACGMLLATLHEAGLATLTHTPSPMGFLREICGRPEWEKPLMIVVAGHPAADATVPEHALDKKPLSRIASWL; encoded by the coding sequence ATGAGCGAGCGCCATCCCCCCTTCCCCGCACTGCCCCACCTCACCGACGAAGAGCGGAACGCGCGCGCCCGCACCGCGTACGAGCGTCTGAAGACTCGCCACTCCTGCCGCAGCTTTGCCGATACGCCCGTTCCGCGCGAAGTGATCGAACATGCGATCCGCGCGGCAGGCACCGCGCCCAATGGCGCTAACCACCAGCCATGGCATTTCACCGTCGTCGGCTCGCCCGAGAAAAAGCGCGCGATTCGCGAGGCGGCGGAGGCAGAGGAGCGCGCGTTCTATGCCGGCAAGGCGGGTGAGCAATGGCTCGATGCGCTCGCGCCGCTGGGTACGGATGCGGACAAGCCCTTCCTCGAGATCGCGCCGTGGCTGATCGTGTGCTTCGCGCAGCGCAAGGGCGGGATCGCGGAGGATGGCACCACGCAGAACTACTACGTCACCGAAAGCGTCGGCATCGCGTGCGGCATGCTGCTGGCGACATTGCACGAGGCAGGGCTGGCGACGCTGACGCATACACCCTCACCAATGGGTTTCCTGCGTGAGATCTGCGGGCGGCCCGAGTGGGAGAAGCCGCTGATGATCGTGGTCGCGGGGCATCCGGCGGCCGATGCCACCGTGCCGGAGCACGCGCTCGACAAGAAGCCGCTCAGCCGGATCGCCAGCTGGCTTTGA